The Candidatus Zymogenaceae bacterium genome contains the following window.
CGATGAGGTGTACAAGAAGAGCTGATGTGTGTCGTCACCGGGCGCCCGATCTCGAGCGCCCGCATAAAGAGCAGGCTCTGTGAAGGAAAAAAGCCGATATAAGGAGTATGTCTGTTTTCACCGGCGGGAAGCGACGTGTCGCACAGGTCATGGAGCGGTAGAGGGATCTTTCAGGGAACAGTTTTCGTCTTTTATGCAAGATGTTACGTGGTTGAAGAAAGACCGTACAGTATGGTATATATCGATTAAAGTGCAGGAAGAACCGATGACAACCGCCGCCGGGAACAGGTGGCTTTCATTCACAATTCACGACGGGTATTCATATCTATCGTGGAGTATCTCATGAGTGAATCGGAGAAGACCGTCACCAACATCTCAATCAGGGCAACCTACGACTCTCTTGGAGATGTCCTGGGTCCCCGGGCCCGAGACATGATATTCAGGAACGCCGGCATGGGGCGTGTGCTGGAAAGCGTTCCCGATTATACCTGGGAGAAGAATTATACAAACGCCGAACTGGTGATGTTGTACTACAAGACGGTTGATCTGGTGGGAGTGGTGGGAGCCCAGGGGATTCTCCGGCAGATGGGATACACAAACGCCGAAAAGACCGACCAGGTTCTGCGGATACTCGATCAATTCACTGACCTGTCGCCCAAAGAGCTGTTGTATAAAGGGTTTGAATTGCTCAAAACCGCCATTAACCGGGGAGACGTGGAAAACGGGATCGGCGATGTCCCGCAATTCAACGTACACGACTGCACGATGTGTCGTGGTGTCGTCAGCAGAAAGCCGTACTGCTCTCCATATGCCGGCGCGCTCCAGTATTTTACCGATCGAGCCTTCGGCAGGGGAGAATACCTGGTGATCGAAACCAAGTGCAAGGCGAAGGGAGACGATACCTGCCTGTTTGAACTGAGACAGAGATAGTCTCGTCTCACGATTTCACAGCCGACATCCCGCCGTATTGGATACAACGGTGCGTCTCTTGCGGGGATAACAGACGGGAGAATTTCATACAGCATGGAGCGCCGCCGATCATGAAGGTGAACCTGCCCGAACTGCTTTGGTACGGTAACCGGACCCTCACCATCGATCTTCCCGACGACTGGGACGTGACCCTGCATCCCATGCGGGGGGCCGAGTCCCCTCCCCTTTCCACCGACGACATGAGGCGGGCGCTGACCTCGCCGTGCGGTTCCCCCCGGCTTCTTGATCTGGCCCGGGGAAAGCGGACCGCCGTCATCGTCTTCGATGACATCACCCGCCCCACCCGGGTGGGGGAGATCGCACCGCTTGTTATCGAGGAGCTGATAGCCGGGGGCATCGATGAGGGGGAGATCACCTTCGTCTGCGCCCTGGGAAACCACGGCGCCCATACCTCCCACGAATTCAGAAAGAAGCTCAGCCCGGATATTCTGGAGCGCTTTCGCGTCTTCAACCACAACGCCTATGAACACTGTGTGCTCAAAGGGGAGACGTCCCGGGGGACGAAGGTACTCATCAACCGGGAGGTGGCGGAGGCGGACCTGGTCGTGGGCATCGGCTGCGTGACGGCCCACGCCAACACCGGCTTTTCCGGGGGAGGAAAGATCATGCTCCCCGGTGTGTCCCATATAGACAGCGCCGCCCACTATCACATCCAGGTCCACGGTATCGCTCCCGAGACCTGCGGCCTGGGCCGGTTTGACGGGAATGTCATGGAGGCGGACATCCGGGAGGCGGCGCGCTTGGCGGGGCTGGACTTCAAGGTGGATGTCCTGGTCAACGGCAGGGGAGAGACGGCGGTCTTTTTTTGCGGAGACGTTCTGGCACAGCATGATAAGGCGGTAGAACAGGCCAAAAGCTTCTACGCCCTTGATCCCGCGCCGGAAGATCGCGATGTCATCATCTCCAACGCATTTATCAAGGCGAACGAATTATTCATCGCCGTGGCCCTGGGGGACCAGGCGCTTCGGGGTCGTCCGGGCACCGTGGTGGTCGTCGCCAACGCCCCCGAGGGACAGATTCCCCACTATTTCCAGCGCAGCTTCGGCCGGAATTACGGCGGCAGGCATTACCCCATCGCCCGGATTCGGGAAGGGCTTGATGTTATCCTGGTGGCGCCCCATTACGACAGGACCTTCACCGACTGGATTGAAAACCGGGAGGTGGTCAAGAGGGTGGCTTCGTGGGAGGAGGCGCGGCGTCTCCTGGAGGCGTCGCACGGTTCCGGCACCCGGGTGGGGGTGATTCCCAACGGCACCATTTCATATATTGATGCCGGCGTATAATCCGGGGAGGTCGTGGTCCCCTCCATTGTTTCCCTCGGGACGCGAACGGTGGACGCCTCAAAGTCTCTCAGATGCGTGCATGCGCCGGGACCGCACATCCGCCTGTTTTTTCCCCGCCGATCGCCCGATCTACGGGTCCGTCGAGATAAATGTCAGTTTGATAATCCGCTCGGTCTTCTCGGTGACATGAAAACGACGATCCACCGTGAATCCCACCACCCATACGGGAGTCTCACCGCAGGCGACGATGGGGATGGAATCCCTCTGGGATCGTTCTATCTTCCGATCGATGAAGTAGTCCTTTATTTTTTTTGAGCCGCCGCCGCCCCCCGGGCTGATGCGGTCGCCGGGAAGTCGGGCGCGGACGGAGAGGGGGGCGGAGAGCAGGTCGGCGTCCAGATAGGCGAAATCACTCCCCCGGGCGATACGGGAATCGGGCCCGTCGGGCGAAGACTCCTGGCGTTCGTGTGTGTCCCGCTCTCGCTCCAAAAATTCCGCCGTAATCGTCGCCTTCCAGCCGTCGAGGGCGGTCCTGCCGGGAACAGCGATCTGTACCGTTCCTTTTGGATCACATTCGGGGCCGCCGGATGTGATTGTAAGATTGTTATATGTCCTGACGGCCTTCAGTCCGCCTGGAAGATCGATGGAGCGCTCTCCTCGGGAGGGGCCGGAGATCAGACGGCAGACGGCGTTGATGTGGGTGTCACCAATGCGAAGCGGCTTCTTCCGATAGCCCTGTGCGCTGTAGATGAGCTTTTTGACAACCTCTTTTTTTATGCCGTCCGGCAGCTCGTCCACCTCCCCGATCGATAGCGTCACCCCGGGACGTACCCTGGCCTCCGCTTTTACGTCCACCGATTCATACATCTTTCGAAGCCGGCCGATCGCACCTGCGATGTTCTCCTG
Protein-coding sequences here:
- a CDS encoding 4-vinyl reductase is translated as MSESEKTVTNISIRATYDSLGDVLGPRARDMIFRNAGMGRVLESVPDYTWEKNYTNAELVMLYYKTVDLVGVVGAQGILRQMGYTNAEKTDQVLRILDQFTDLSPKELLYKGFELLKTAINRGDVENGIGDVPQFNVHDCTMCRGVVSRKPYCSPYAGALQYFTDRAFGRGEYLVIETKCKAKGDDTCLFELRQR
- a CDS encoding DUF2088 domain-containing protein; its protein translation is MKVNLPELLWYGNRTLTIDLPDDWDVTLHPMRGAESPPLSTDDMRRALTSPCGSPRLLDLARGKRTAVIVFDDITRPTRVGEIAPLVIEELIAGGIDEGEITFVCALGNHGAHTSHEFRKKLSPDILERFRVFNHNAYEHCVLKGETSRGTKVLINREVAEADLVVGIGCVTAHANTGFSGGGKIMLPGVSHIDSAAHYHIQVHGIAPETCGLGRFDGNVMEADIREAARLAGLDFKVDVLVNGRGETAVFFCGDVLAQHDKAVEQAKSFYALDPAPEDRDVIISNAFIKANELFIAVALGDQALRGRPGTVVVVANAPEGQIPHYFQRSFGRNYGGRHYPIARIREGLDVILVAPHYDRTFTDWIENREVVKRVASWEEARRLLEASHGSGTRVGVIPNGTISYIDAGV
- the tilS gene encoding tRNA lysidine(34) synthetase TilS, yielding MKQDVINIVRESIDSHGMLVPGDVVITAISGGADSTALLTILTHLQEEYDIRVEAAHVNHGLRGAESKRDEKHAVALARFLGLNVHVTHVNVKEIARRDGISIQEAGRNVRNAFFRKTLEFSGASKIATGHTRDDNVETFLMRLVTGSGPQGLSGISPYDPPYTRPLIDVTRYEIEDFLRKRGIPWVEDSSNISPTYTRNRIRSEIIPALLKINPGAQENIAGAIGRLRKMYESVDVKAEARVRPGVTLSIGEVDELPDGIKKEVVKKLIYSAQGYRKKPLRIGDTHINAVCRLISGPSRGERSIDLPGGLKAVRTYNNLTITSGGPECDPKGTVQIAVPGRTALDGWKATITAEFLERERDTHERQESSPDGPDSRIARGSDFAYLDADLLSAPLSVRARLPGDRISPGGGGGSKKIKDYFIDRKIERSQRDSIPIVACGETPVWVVGFTVDRRFHVTEKTERIIKLTFISTDP